In Fusarium oxysporum f. sp. lycopersici 4287 chromosome 2, whole genome shotgun sequence, a genomic segment contains:
- a CDS encoding sterol 24-C-methyltransferase: MSSSELISYDEAQNSAFDNVLHRKSKESKGGMRAMINKDNRAHAAAVDEYFQFWDNKKAEDEVEAVRQERTDNYASLTRQYYNLATDLYEYGWSQSFHFCRFAYGEDFNRAIARHEHYLAHNIGIRPGMKVLDVGCGVGGPAREIVKFTGAHVTGLNLNEYQVQRATIYAEKEGLSDKLRFVQGDFMKIPFPDNSFDAVYAIEATVHAPSLEGVYSEIRRVLKPGGVFGVYEWLMTDTYNNDDLEQRRIRLDIEQGDGIAQMFKIDHGLSAIQAAGFELLHHEDLAATDDGTAPWYWPLDSDMRYAQTIGDFFTVLRMNKWGRLVMHNVIGALEACWIAPKGTRKTADSLGQAADALVEGGKRKLFTPMYLMVGRKPEESE, translated from the exons ATGTCTTCCTCAGAACTGATTTCCTACGACGAGGCTCAGAACTCGGCCTTCGACAATGTTCTCCATCGAAAATCAAAAGAGTCAAAGGGCGGAATGCGAGCCATGatcaacaaagacaacaGAGCCCATGCTGCAGCTGTCGACGAGTACTTTCAGTTCTGGGATAACAAaaaggctgaagatgaagttgaggCTGTAAGACAGGAGAGAACTGATAACTACGCCAGTTTAACAAGGCA ATACTATAACCTCGCAACCGATCTCTACGAGTACGGATGGTCTCAGTCTTTTCATTTCTGCCGGTTTGCCTACGGCGAAGATTTCAACCGCGCTATCGCTCGACACGAACACTATCTAGCTCATAACATCGGTATCAGACCTGGTATGAAAGTCCTAGACGTTGGCTGCGGTGTTGGTGGACCTGCTCGAGAAATCGTCAAGTTTACTGGTGCTCATGTCACTGGGTTGAATCTCAATGAGTATCAAGTCCAGCGGGCAACTATCTatgctgagaaggagggaCTTTCTGATAAGCTTAGGTTTGTCCAGGGAGACTTCATG AAAATTCCCTTTCCAGATAACTCCTTCGACGCCGTCTACGCTATCGAAGCAACCGTCCACGCACCCTCCTTAGAAGGCGTCTACAGCGAAATCCGACGAGTCCTCAAACCCGGGGGTGTCTTTGGCGTCTACGAATGGCTCATGACAGATACCTACAACAACGACGATCTTGAACAACGCCGTATCCGTCTGGACATCGAACAAGGTGACGGTATCGCCCAGATGTTCAAGATCGACCACGGTCTGTCTGCTATCCAAGCAGCTGGTTTCGAGCTTCTTCACCATGAGGATCTCGCAGCTACAGATGATGGAACAGCACCTTGGTACTGGCCTTTGGACAGTGATATGCGATATGCACAGACTATCGGTGATTTCTTTACGGTTTTGAGGATGAATAAGTGGGGAAGACTTGTGATGCATAATGTTATTGGGGCATTGGAAGCTTGTTGGATTGCGCCGAAGGGAACGAGGAAGACGGCGGATAGTCTTGGACAAGCGGCGGATGCATTGGTTGAGGGTGGCAAGAGGAAGCTGTTTACACCTATGTATTTGATGGTTGGAAGAAAGCCGGAGGAGTCTGAGTAA
- a CDS encoding chitinase → MPSFTLQGAIMMMMVIVALISPLASALPSLRILPLGDSITKGNGSKDQKGYRNRLREKLIGRGTSVDMVGSLKHPPTGMADNDHEGHSGKVLAQINTYWKLSIAARPNVVLVHAGTNNMDLEVDLEGSPHMLASIIDGLFQNAPDTTVLVAPVIWANNPRMQKNTDRFNPQVTSIIEERQKAGKHILEVPIDINAGDLSDEKHPNDSGYEKMADAWLKAILEADKRGWLKAPTKIDAAGLPGVGLGVGGGTGGAQEEIVGKIWKKQGTVFEGFRTWEPVGTIRGSAENSSREKVILADLNGDGIADYVLADKDGKMRAWINGGKPNDWKSIGYINPDWKSIKGDMIRLADVDNDGKADLIALYEDGAAKVWKNVDNGKRFESLDSRWATGLASRDKVRFEDIDGDGYADYVIVYGGGAVKWARNTHNNGKDSSKKNWETETTIAPGPAGIPQDSTSIRDIDGDGKADYLVIYDGGAVKAFRNTLKEGGRNWDDLGTIAPGIEGVTGEMIRFADMDGDGLADFLAVADDGSIRMWKNLGITGTKGQSIRFADLTGEGRDDLISVDSRGRARAWINKGDNKWEAIGEIAPGFDEDLSDSRVEFIDVNGDKRADYLIIYGGGAVKAYLNNGNLPDPGDRRIWQDGITISPGVGEPGSKVEFADLDGDGYADFLILYEGGAVKYWQNNKNIPPRNGGRIWKEGIVVATGVGEPGSKVRMMAVLLGGYRNNGKIPIGEGRKWNDMGTIASGVSPQGPVHYADINGDRKADYLVVFGGGAVNAYLNNHDWTPKLPDKPGQPIPVEPGTGGGGGGDGSGDGDGDGDGDGDNDGGNDGDKDVVYIDPKIWDSKNPTAGCQPPCTLILPPWPLSSKTTISFPVITETVKETWPETTSGVTKYGTTTITVRITLPPLTTSEIGVSNVILTESTSKSVPVRGSVIPSPVTLTEPTHGITYTYKPGPLPTDDVDIGPPPGIAPGVIITAGPPGPICKSGCGKPCLFGCTPGGGGGGSGGGSIGCIGGGCPGPGGNCAGPGCEKNNDDDDDDDDNDDDDDEDCATETNTECHQVCTTKPCATVCNTYLGCDCTTSQVTDYWVSCESSSCTTTSTEIITGCFLTATATTTDASCPLTTLDYDGDLGDDYNGVGNWGSTYKTTFSASVIVSSTPYPVNDGYATVDRTAYPIPDVKSATKTKMRGTSAIILPSHVGNTISVTIKGVSFVTTWYPKATTTVGESTSTSTEPSETTSFPTNTAITEAEAYCFEGNSDYVEFTLNEARQVIGSFCDSSYTLDPDNTFGQNMALEEDGYTVIVSAKWAPDQSGCGDKEAFSFAEDDWNHDLCLDGWDAAYSCPDDEDDRQSSYGGAYVLDPPKNGGCLLLSLYAYDTSTMRLKALPEGAGSPIPPMINVTYIGEKKQWVANDKSDGRRMWPVAEGTIHEGKPSTTGEVQTKNLS, encoded by the exons ATGCCGTCCTTCACGCTTCAGGGCgccatcatgatgatgatggtgatcGTAGCACTCATATCACCGCTTGCTTCTGCACTTCCTAGTCTTCGCATACTGCCCCTCGGAGACTCAATCACCAAAGGCAACGGTTCAAAAGACCAAAAAGGCTATAGAAACAGACTCCGTGAGAAGCTCATAGGTCGCGGTACTTCAGTAGACATGGTCGGTAGCTTGAAGCACCCTCCGACTGGCATGGCAGACAATGACCATGAAGGTCACAGTGGAAAGGTTCTTGCACAGATCAATACCTACTGGAAGCTTTCTATCGCGGCACGCCCTAACGTTGTACTTGTACATGCTGGTACAAACAATATGGACCTGGAAGTTGACCTTGAGGGCTCTCCTCATATGCTGGCGTCCATTATTGATGGTCTTTTTCAGAACGCTCCAGATACCACGGTCCTTGTTGCTCCTGTCATATGGGCAAATAACCCCAGAATGCAAAAGAACACTGATCGCTTCAATCCACAAGTCACTTCCATCATTGAGGAGAGACAAAAGGCTGGAAAGCATATCCTCGAAGTCCCAATAGACATCAATGCAGGTGATCTCTCGGATGAGAAGCACCCCAACGACAGTGGCTATGAGAAGATGGCCGACGCTTGGCTGAAAGCTATCCTCGAGGCTGACAAAAGAGGTTGGTTGAAAGCCCCGACTAAGATAGACGCTGCTGGCCTTCCTGGTGTTGGTCTCGGTGTCGGTGGAGGAACAGGAGGCGCTCAAGAAGAGATTGTAGGTAAGATCTGGAAGAAACAGGGAACTGTCTTTGAAGGCTTCCGGACATGGGAGCCTGTCGGAACCATCAGAGGTTCTGCTGAGAATTCCTCACGCGAAAAGGTCATTTTGGCCGATCTGAACGGCGATGGTATCGCTGATTACGTCCTTGCTGACAAGGATGGTAAGATGCGTGCCTGGATCAACGGAGGCAAGCCCAATGACTGGAAGAGTATCGGTTACATCAACCCAGACTGGAAGTCCATCAAAGGCGACATGATCCGTCTCGCCGATGTGGATAACGACGGCAAGGCAGATCTCATTGCTCTATATGAAGATGGCGCTGCAAAGGTCTGGAAGAACGTGGACAACGGAAAGAGATTCGAGTCCCTCGATTCCAGATGGGCAACCGGTCTTGCATCTCGAGACAAGGTTCGGTTTGAGGACattgatggcgatggataTGCCGACTATGTTATCGTGTATGGGGGCGGCGCTGTCAAGTGGGCGCGTAATACGCATAATAATGGCAAGgacagcagcaagaagaacTGGGAGACTGAAACCACTATCGCCCCTGGACCAGCGGGTATACCACAAGACTCGACCAGTATTCGAGACattgatggcgatggaaagGCTG ATTATCTTGTCATATACGATGGCGGCGCTGTAAAAGCGTTCCGCAACACCCTGAAAGAAGGCGGCCGTAACTGGGACGACTTGGGCACAATTGCCCCTGGCATAGAGGGTGTCACGGGCGAAATGATTCGCTTTGCCGACATGGACGGTGATGGCTTGGCTGACTTCCTTGCTGTTGCcgatgatggaagcatcCGCATGTGGAAGAACCTTGGTATCACCGGAACCAAAGGTCAGAGCATCCGCTTCGCCGACTTGACAGGCGAAGGAAGAGATGACCTAATCTCTGTCGACTCCAGAGGACGAGCTCGGGCTTGGATCAACAAGGGCGACAACAAGTGGGAAGCAATCGGCGAGATCGCACCGGGTTTTGACGAGGATCTCTCTGATTCACGAGTCGAGTTCATCGATGTCAACGGTGATAAGCGCGCTGACTACTTGATCATATACGGCGGAGGAGCTGTAAAGGCGTATCTCAACAACGGCAACCTGCCTGACCCTGGGGATAGACGCATCTGGCAAGATGGTATTACTATTTCTCCAGGTGTCGGTGAGCCTGGAAGCAAGGTTGAGTTTGCAGACCTTGATGGCGATGGTTACGCAGacttcctcatcctctacGAAGGCGGAGCAGTCAAGTACTGGCAGAACAACAAGAACATACCGCCCAGGAACGGCGGCCGCATTTGGAAAGAGGGTATCGTTGTAGCCACTGGTGTTGGCGAGCCTGGCAGCAAGGTCCG TATGATGGCGGTGCTGCTCGGGGGGTATCGCAACAATGGCAAGATTCCGATTGGTGAAGGACGCAAATGGAATGATATGGGGACTATCGCGTCAGGCGTTAGTCCCCAGGGTCCTGTCCATTACGCGGACATCAATGGGGATAGGAAGGCTGACTATcttgttgtctttggtggGGGCGCGGTTAATGCGTATCTCAATAATCACGACTGGACGCCGAAGCTACCGGATAAGCCTGGCCAACCTATTCCTGTTGAGCCTGGCACTGGtggaggcggtggtggtgatggcagcggtgacggtgacggtgatggagatggagatggggACAATGACGGAGGCAACGATGGTGACAAAGACGTTGTCTACATTGATCCCAAGATCTGGGACTCCAAGAACCCTACAGCAGGTTGTCAACCACCTTGTACCCTCATTCTTCCACCATGGCCACTCTCATCCAAGACAACGATCAGTTTCCCTGTCATCACTGAGACGGTCAAGGAGACATGGCCAGAGACTACCAGCGGTGTCACCAAGTATGGGACAACAACTATCACTGTCAGGATCACACTACCGCCTCTTACAACTTCGGAGATTGGTGTGTCCAACGTGATACTGACAGAGTCAACGTCCAAATCTGTTCCTGTACGCGGTAGTGTTATTCCATCCCCAGTCACATTAACCGAACCAACCCATGGCATTACCTACACCTACAAGCCTGGACCCCTTCCCACTGATGATGTGGATATTGGACCTCCGCCAGGGATCGCTCCAGGTGTCATCATCACCGCTGGACCTCCCGGGCCTATCTGCAAGTCTGGCTGCGGTAAGCCATGTTTGTTCGGTTGCACCCCaggcggaggtggtggaggaagTGGTGGTGGCTCGATTGGGTGCATTGGTGGGGGATGTCCTGGGCCAGGGGGAAATTGTGCTGGCCCTGGATGTGAGAAGaacaatgatgatgacgacgacgacgacgacaacgatgacgacgatgatgaggactgCGCTACAGAGACAAACACCGAGTGCCATCAAGTCTGCACGACGAAACCCTGCGCGACAGTCTGCAATACATATCTAGGATGCGACTGCACAACTTCTCAAGTAACCGATTATTGGGTATCTTGCGAATCTTCCTCGTGCACCACAACTTCTACTGAAATCATCACCGGTTGTTTCCTCACGGCGACCGCAACAACCACCGATGCCTCTTGTCCCCTCACCACTCTTGACTATGATGGtgaccttggtgatgacTACAACGGCGTTGGAAACTGGGGCTCGACTTACAAGACAACCTTTTCAGCAAGTGTGATCGTCAGTTCAACGCCGTACCCTGTTAACGATGGCTATGCCACCGTTGACAGAACTGCATACCCAATTCCTGATGTTAAGTCagccaccaagaccaagatgcGTGGAACGTCAGCTATTATCCTACCCTCCCATGTCGGTAATACTATTTCTGTCACTATAAAAGGCGTTTCCTTTGTCACCACATGGTATCCGAAAGCTACGACAACAGTCGGAgagtcaacatcaacatccactGAGCCATCGGAAACGACATCATTCCCAACCAACACGGCCATCACCGAAGCTGAAGCGTACTGTTTCGAAGGTAACTCAGACTATGTGGAGTTCACCCTCAACGAAGCGCGGCAGGTTATAGGATCATTCTGCGACTCCAGCTACACGCTGGACCCCGACAACACATTCGGCCAGAACATGGcccttgaagaagatggctATACAGTCATTGTGTCAGCCAAATGGGCACCTGATCAAAGCGGCTGCGGAGATAAGGAGGCGTTCTCCTTCGCCGAAGATGACTGGAACCATGATCTGTGTTTGGATGGTTGGGATGCTGCTTATTCGTGTccagacgatgaagatgatcgGCAAAGTAGCTATGGAGGCGCGTATGTTCTTGATCCTCCTAAGAATGGTGGCTGTCTTCTCTTGAGCCTGTATGCATACGACACATCGACCATGCGGCTCAAGGCTCTGCCTGAAGGGGCGGGGTCACCGATACCGCCGATGATCAACGTGACCTATATAggtgagaagaagcagtgGGTTGCGAATGACAAGTCTGATGGCCGCCGAATGTGGCCAGTAGCTGAGGGCACAATACATGAGGGCAAACCATCGACTACCGGTGAAGTTCAAACTAAAAATCTGTCATGA